The Desulfovibrio subterraneus genome has a segment encoding these proteins:
- a CDS encoding SDR family oxidoreductase yields MTDHACILGGGCAIGQHLARLLLDEGQSVTITVSAEHRVPALRNTLGLSQEQDDRLRILPLTLENQASVENGLMRIMEGGTPTRVADCMHPHLEGLIAATEPDEAAAYFAAAISARNHILHSLTRAMLAARPALRGQPGRHAHHPEKHTSANGGSKPAVAGRLVYLSSTAAGMPNAGQGFYAAAKSAAEALYRSIGVELAPRGITTAMLRAGYVDAGRGAQYLAAHPEALHNIPLRRALTAQEVAATLHWLLSDAATGINATTITMDGGLTACK; encoded by the coding sequence ATGACTGATCATGCCTGCATTCTGGGCGGCGGCTGCGCCATAGGGCAGCACCTCGCGCGTCTTCTATTGGATGAAGGGCAGAGCGTGACCATTACCGTCAGCGCGGAGCACCGCGTGCCTGCGCTGCGAAACACCCTCGGCCTGTCGCAGGAACAGGATGACAGGCTGCGCATCCTTCCGCTTACACTCGAAAATCAGGCATCTGTCGAAAACGGCCTGATGCGGATTATGGAAGGAGGAACGCCGACCCGCGTTGCGGACTGCATGCACCCGCATCTGGAAGGACTCATTGCCGCCACGGAGCCGGATGAGGCTGCCGCCTACTTTGCCGCCGCCATCAGCGCCCGCAATCATATTCTGCACAGCCTGACCCGCGCCATGCTGGCTGCACGCCCTGCACTCCGTGGACAGCCTGGACGCCACGCCCACCATCCCGAAAAGCACACGTCCGCGAACGGCGGCAGCAAACCCGCCGTTGCGGGGCGTCTTGTCTATCTTTCTTCCACCGCAGCGGGCATGCCCAATGCGGGGCAGGGCTTCTATGCCGCCGCCAAAAGCGCGGCAGAAGCGCTGTATCGCAGCATCGGCGTGGAGCTGGCCCCACGCGGCATAACCACTGCCATGCTCAGGGCTGGCTATGTGGATGCGGGACGCGGCGCGCAGTATCTGGCCGCGCATCCGGAAGCCCTGCACAACATCCCCCTCCGGCGCGCCCTGACAGCGCAGGAAGTGGCCGCCACCCTGCACTGGCTGCTCAGCGATGCCGCCACGGGCATAAACGCCACCACCATCACCATGGACGGCGGCCTGACAGCCTGCAAATAA
- the nhaA gene encoding Na+/H+ antiporter NhaA: MSTKTDNKLPIHYLLDSFNAFFRMEAAGGIALMLCTVIAMLWANSPWAATYHAVWQTKLTIGAGEWMLSKPALLWINDGLMAIFFFVVGLEIKREILVGDLSTPRQALIPIAAAVGGMVVPALIFTAFNMGMPSISGWGIPMATDIAFALGILSLLGRRVPVGLKIFLTALAIVDDMGAILVIAIFYTSSLNLVALGIGIAGLAVMAIMNVRWGFRHTIPYLILGVIVWFAFLKSGIHATIAGVLAAMTIPASTRVDGALFVKELRHAVSLFENAVRPDKTVLTCQEQQMAMHSISHAYGQATTPLQNIEHALHPWVAFFIMPVFALANAGVTFQPELMQNLFTPVSIGVFLGLVVGKQIGVTGACLLLHKLGIANYPDRTTLAHIYGASCLAGVGFTMSIFIATLAYPDQQQLVELSKIAILFASTVAGIWGYVALRFFTPANGRD; encoded by the coding sequence ATGAGCACGAAAACGGACAACAAGCTGCCCATCCACTACCTGCTGGACTCGTTCAACGCGTTCTTCAGAATGGAAGCTGCAGGCGGCATTGCCCTTATGCTCTGTACCGTCATTGCCATGCTTTGGGCCAACTCCCCCTGGGCCGCAACCTATCACGCTGTCTGGCAGACAAAGCTCACCATCGGTGCCGGCGAATGGATGCTCTCCAAACCCGCCCTGCTTTGGATCAACGACGGACTCATGGCAATCTTCTTCTTCGTGGTTGGCCTCGAAATCAAACGCGAAATTCTGGTGGGCGACCTTTCCACCCCCCGCCAGGCCCTTATTCCCATTGCCGCTGCCGTAGGCGGCATGGTCGTACCGGCACTCATCTTTACCGCCTTCAACATGGGCATGCCTTCCATTTCGGGCTGGGGCATTCCCATGGCCACGGACATCGCCTTTGCACTCGGCATCCTTTCCCTGCTGGGCCGCAGAGTACCCGTCGGTCTGAAGATATTCCTCACCGCACTTGCCATTGTGGACGACATGGGCGCGATTCTCGTTATCGCCATCTTCTACACCTCGTCCCTCAACCTCGTGGCGCTGGGCATCGGCATTGCCGGTCTCGCCGTCATGGCGATCATGAACGTGCGCTGGGGCTTCCGCCACACCATTCCCTACCTGATTCTGGGCGTGATCGTGTGGTTTGCCTTCCTCAAGTCCGGCATTCACGCCACCATCGCAGGCGTGCTCGCCGCCATGACCATTCCTGCCAGCACCCGCGTGGACGGCGCTCTGTTCGTCAAGGAACTGCGCCATGCAGTGAGCCTTTTCGAAAACGCCGTGCGCCCCGACAAGACCGTGCTCACCTGTCAGGAACAGCAGATGGCCATGCATTCCATCTCGCATGCCTACGGGCAGGCAACCACCCCCTTGCAGAACATTGAACATGCCCTGCACCCGTGGGTGGCCTTCTTCATCATGCCCGTCTTCGCCCTTGCCAACGCCGGGGTTACCTTCCAGCCTGAACTGATGCAGAACCTGTTCACCCCCGTTTCCATCGGCGTGTTCCTCGGTCTGGTCGTGGGTAAGCAGATAGGTGTTACCGGTGCCTGCCTGCTGCTGCACAAGCTGGGCATAGCCAACTACCCCGACAGAACAACGCTGGCGCACATTTACGGCGCAAGCTGTCTCGCGGGTGTGGGCTTCACCATGTCCATATTCATTGCCACCCTTGCATACCCCGACCAGCAGCAGCTGGTGGAACTCTCCAAGATCGCCATTCTGTTCGCCTCCACGGTGGCAGGCATCTGGGGCTATGTGGCCCTGCGGTTCTTCACCCCTGCCAACGGCAGAGATTAG
- a CDS encoding acyl carrier protein → MTHDPILHGVCTVIAEVLDLDAATLTAETYVFRDLDTESIDLLEYSIGMGRHFGIRMQDSVAFLKDLRVHIAHADSQAEDTNEEQLGGEQFTGNQSNLPHARRDQRITHLRTVYPHLTEERLAAMLDDLAASTNARPVLRIGDIAAYVRHALKK, encoded by the coding sequence ATGACTCACGACCCTATACTGCACGGTGTCTGCACCGTCATCGCCGAAGTGCTCGATCTGGACGCCGCCACCCTCACGGCGGAAACCTACGTGTTCCGCGATCTGGATACCGAATCCATAGACCTGCTGGAATACAGCATAGGCATGGGCAGGCACTTCGGCATCCGCATGCAGGACAGCGTGGCCTTTCTGAAAGACCTGCGCGTGCATATTGCGCACGCCGACAGTCAGGCCGAAGACACGAACGAAGAACAGTTGGGCGGAGAACAGTTCACGGGCAATCAATCAAATCTGCCGCATGCCCGCCGCGACCAGCGCATAACCCATTTGCGCACAGTCTACCCGCACCTGACCGAAGAACGGCTAGCAGCCATGCTGGACGACCTTGCCGCCAGCACCAACGCCCGCCCCGTGCTGCGCATCGGCGATATTGCGGCCTATGTGCGGCATGCGCTGAAGAAATAA
- a CDS encoding SDR family oxidoreductase, with protein MQEKSLLITGGNGMLAGRLAINFAEAGWGVHPVGHSEMDITNEQEVFECVRAIRPTAVINTAALLVEACEADPKEAFRVNAWGVRNLARACDRLGTQLVQISTSGLFGDEVRPYDEFAPVVNKTRYAASKHAGENYARELCEKHIILRLGWLYGGGLDGRKDFVTARLAEAQSAAVLASAADKFGCPTNADDVARTMLALLNEQIYGLFHCANTADEPCSRADYVAAICEFAGLQTTVERTDSSGFPRAANVPDCEWLVSYTLEYGGFTPMPHWRESLQRYMGQLDR; from the coding sequence ATGCAGGAAAAATCGCTGCTCATCACAGGCGGCAACGGCATGCTTGCGGGCAGGCTGGCCATCAATTTTGCCGAAGCCGGATGGGGCGTGCACCCCGTCGGCCACAGCGAGATGGACATCACCAACGAGCAGGAAGTATTCGAGTGCGTCCGCGCCATTCGCCCCACTGCCGTCATAAACACGGCGGCACTGCTTGTGGAAGCCTGCGAGGCAGACCCCAAGGAAGCTTTTCGCGTCAACGCATGGGGCGTGCGCAACCTTGCCCGCGCCTGCGACCGGCTGGGCACGCAACTGGTGCAGATATCCACCAGCGGCCTGTTCGGTGACGAGGTTCGCCCCTATGACGAATTCGCTCCGGTGGTGAACAAAACCCGTTACGCCGCTTCGAAACATGCCGGTGAGAACTACGCACGAGAGCTGTGCGAAAAGCACATCATTCTGCGTCTCGGCTGGCTTTACGGCGGAGGTCTCGACGGCAGAAAAGACTTTGTAACAGCCCGCCTTGCCGAAGCGCAAAGCGCTGCCGTGCTGGCATCCGCCGCAGACAAGTTCGGCTGCCCCACCAATGCCGACGATGTTGCCCGCACCATGCTCGCACTGCTCAATGAGCAGATATACGGGCTGTTCCACTGCGCCAACACGGCCGACGAGCCGTGCTCACGGGCAGATTATGTCGCCGCCATCTGCGAATTTGCAGGGTTGCAGACAACCGTGGAACGCACGGATTCTTCCGGTTTTCCCCGCGCTGCCAACGTGCCGGACTGCGAGTGGCTTGTCAGCTACACACTGGAATACGGTGGTTTTACCCCCATGCCGCACTGGCGTGAGAGCCTGCAACGGTACATGGGCCAGCTGGACAGATAG
- a CDS encoding biotin--[acetyl-CoA-carboxylase] ligase: MPNNGQNSSHDIRGILREVLRDAGGDWVSGEELSRRLGVSRAAVSKHMRVLREEGHGIESVTRKGYRLICEADSLQPEVVRAGLRTQSFGRGEFLHLPTTASTNMEAMALALRGAPEGTVVVADEQTQGRGRKGREWRSPAGYGLYVSLVLRPELTPEAAPVVTLLTNVVIAETLAELTGITPVCKWPNDVLLHGRKVAGNLTEVFMVADSVAHIVTGAGINVHPLPETARSGLRTPPISIAEAVRVTGEGEKPLPESGGEEAPATCAISRLSLLRAFLAQYEHWYRRMQAEGIAPVIARWKELTDVVGRTLRVEARLGVVEGVVTDVTADGMLVLRTADGREEQLFSGDIVDG, from the coding sequence ATGCCGAATAACGGGCAGAACAGCTCACACGATATTCGCGGCATTCTCCGCGAGGTGCTGCGCGATGCAGGCGGTGACTGGGTTTCCGGTGAGGAACTGAGCCGCAGGCTGGGCGTTTCGCGTGCCGCTGTTTCCAAGCACATGCGCGTGCTGCGTGAAGAGGGCCACGGCATTGAATCCGTCACCCGCAAAGGCTACCGCCTTATCTGCGAGGCGGATTCGCTGCAGCCGGAGGTGGTGCGCGCGGGTCTGCGGACGCAGTCGTTCGGGCGCGGGGAATTTCTGCATCTGCCCACTACGGCTTCCACGAACATGGAGGCCATGGCTCTTGCCCTGCGCGGTGCGCCGGAAGGCACGGTGGTGGTGGCGGACGAGCAGACGCAGGGGCGCGGCAGAAAGGGGCGCGAGTGGCGCTCGCCCGCCGGTTACGGCCTGTATGTTTCGCTGGTGCTGCGGCCGGAGCTCACACCTGAGGCTGCCCCCGTTGTCACGCTGCTGACCAATGTGGTCATTGCCGAAACGCTGGCCGAACTGACCGGCATAACGCCCGTATGCAAGTGGCCCAACGATGTGCTTCTGCATGGCCGCAAGGTGGCGGGCAATCTGACCGAAGTCTTCATGGTTGCGGACAGCGTGGCACATATTGTGACCGGCGCGGGCATTAACGTGCACCCCCTGCCGGAAACCGCGCGCAGCGGCCTGCGCACCCCGCCCATATCCATAGCGGAAGCGGTGCGTGTGACAGGTGAAGGCGAAAAGCCGTTACCCGAGTCCGGTGGCGAAGAAGCGCCAGCCACCTGTGCCATATCCCGTCTATCCTTGCTCCGGGCCTTTCTTGCGCAGTATGAGCACTGGTACCGTCGCATGCAGGCAGAGGGCATTGCGCCCGTCATTGCCCGCTGGAAGGAGCTGACTGACGTGGTTGGCAGAACTCTGCGGGTGGAAGCGCGGCTTGGGGTGGTGGAAGGCGTTGTAACCGATGTGACCGCCGACGGCATGCTCGTGCTGCGCACTGCCGACGGGCGCGAAGAACAGCTTTTTTCCGGCGATATCGTAGACGGGTAA
- the rfbG gene encoding CDP-glucose 4,6-dehydratase, producing the protein MVFGNIYAGKKVFVTGHTGFKGSWLTAWLLSLGAEVAGYSVDVPSSPANFEVLGLEKRITHICGDIRDRATLTKAVQDFAPDAIFHLAAQALVRESYREPAYTIEANAMGTLNVMEAVRVTPSVQAVVLITSDKAYRNDEWVWGYRETDHLGGEDPYSASKGCAEIIAHSYMHSFFKNGPRAATTRAGNVIGGGDWATDRIVPDCARAWAKGEPVSIRSPWATRPWQHVLEPLSGYLWLGAKLLEGKEGPFPLDKQAFNFGPAADVNNPVAEVVDALALHWQGFTSEMDREGCAGMKECTLLKLCCDKALAHLQWHAAMPFPETIRFTAEWYRAFYKEGKDMFDFTMGQIAEYTEKARAQGIAWTK; encoded by the coding sequence ATGGTTTTCGGCAATATCTATGCTGGCAAAAAGGTCTTCGTCACCGGCCACACGGGCTTCAAGGGCTCGTGGCTCACGGCGTGGCTCCTCTCCCTCGGTGCCGAGGTAGCTGGCTACTCGGTTGATGTTCCTTCCTCCCCCGCCAATTTCGAGGTGCTGGGACTGGAAAAGCGCATCACCCACATCTGCGGCGACATCCGCGACCGTGCCACGCTGACCAAGGCTGTGCAGGATTTCGCGCCGGACGCGATCTTCCACCTTGCCGCGCAGGCACTGGTGCGCGAGTCCTACCGCGAGCCTGCCTACACCATAGAGGCGAACGCCATGGGCACCCTGAACGTGATGGAAGCCGTGCGCGTCACGCCTTCCGTGCAGGCGGTTGTGCTCATTACGTCCGACAAGGCCTACCGCAACGATGAATGGGTATGGGGCTACCGCGAAACCGACCATCTGGGCGGCGAGGACCCGTATTCCGCCTCCAAGGGCTGCGCCGAGATCATTGCGCACTCCTACATGCATTCGTTTTTCAAAAACGGACCACGTGCGGCAACCACCCGTGCAGGCAACGTGATCGGCGGCGGCGACTGGGCCACGGACCGCATTGTGCCGGACTGCGCCCGCGCATGGGCCAAGGGCGAGCCTGTTTCCATCCGCAGCCCGTGGGCCACCCGCCCGTGGCAGCACGTTCTGGAGCCTCTTTCCGGCTACCTGTGGCTGGGTGCCAAGCTGCTTGAAGGCAAGGAAGGTCCCTTCCCGCTGGACAAGCAGGCCTTCAACTTCGGCCCTGCCGCAGACGTGAACAATCCCGTGGCCGAGGTGGTGGATGCTCTTGCACTGCACTGGCAGGGCTTTACCAGCGAAATGGACCGCGAAGGCTGCGCGGGCATGAAGGAATGCACCCTGCTCAAGCTTTGCTGCGACAAGGCGCTTGCCCACCTGCAGTGGCATGCGGCCATGCCGTTCCCGGAAACCATCCGCTTTACCGCCGAATGGTACCGCGCCTTCTACAAGGAAGGTAAAGACATGTTCGATTTCACCATGGGCCAGATTGCGGAATACACCGAAAAAGCGCGTGCACAGGGCATTGCATGGACGAAATAG
- the bioB gene encoding biotin synthase BioB, whose product MTHTTTRAASGTTSEAAALIEVCAQQALSGNGISEEQALALCALPATATMDMLAAARRVTTAFKAEDTFTCGIVNGKSGRCSEDCAFCAQSRYHDTGVAVYPLLETGALVNRARELADAGADRYGIVTSGNTVNERELDRLCEAAQQIAARTGLKLCASLGQLTPERATRLRQAGFSSYHHNLETAESYFPQICTTHAYADDIATVRHALDAGFRVCSGGILGLGESPAQRVELAMTLRALDVHSVPVNFLNPIAGTRLADRASLRPLLPMEALRALALFRLIMPRKDILVAGGRERTLGQYQSWIFMAGANGMMIGNYLTTTGRNTDDDMTMLRDLGLVPSSAAAQGDA is encoded by the coding sequence ATGACGCATACAACCACCCGCGCGGCATCCGGAACCACCTCCGAAGCCGCCGCCCTTATTGAAGTCTGTGCGCAACAGGCGCTCAGCGGCAACGGGATATCAGAAGAACAGGCACTGGCGCTCTGTGCGCTGCCAGCAACCGCCACCATGGACATGCTTGCCGCCGCCCGCCGCGTAACCACGGCCTTCAAGGCGGAAGACACTTTTACATGCGGCATCGTAAACGGCAAGTCCGGACGCTGTTCCGAAGACTGTGCCTTCTGCGCGCAGTCGCGTTATCACGACACCGGCGTGGCCGTGTATCCCCTGCTGGAAACTGGCGCGCTCGTCAATCGTGCACGGGAACTGGCCGATGCCGGGGCAGACCGCTACGGCATTGTCACCAGCGGCAATACCGTGAATGAACGGGAGCTGGACCGCCTGTGCGAAGCAGCGCAGCAGATCGCCGCCCGCACCGGCCTCAAGCTCTGCGCCTCGCTGGGCCAGCTGACGCCTGAGCGCGCCACGCGCCTGCGGCAGGCGGGCTTTTCCAGCTACCATCACAATCTGGAAACAGCCGAGAGCTACTTCCCGCAGATCTGCACCACGCATGCCTATGCGGACGACATTGCCACGGTCAGGCACGCGCTGGATGCCGGATTCCGCGTCTGTTCCGGCGGCATTCTCGGCCTTGGCGAAAGCCCTGCTCAGCGCGTTGAGCTTGCCATGACCCTGCGCGCGCTGGATGTACATTCCGTTCCCGTGAACTTTCTCAACCCCATCGCAGGCACCCGCCTTGCGGACCGCGCGTCCCTGCGCCCCCTGCTCCCAATGGAAGCCTTGCGCGCGCTGGCGCTCTTTCGCCTTATCATGCCGCGCAAAGACATTCTCGTGGCAGGCGGACGTGAGCGCACGCTGGGGCAATACCAGTCATGGATATTCATGGCCGGTGCCAACGGCATGATGATCGGCAACTACCTCACCACCACGGGCCGCAACACGGACGACGACATGACCATGCTGCGCGATCTCGGCCTTGTTCCCTCATCCGCCGCAGCGCAGGGAGACGCATGA
- the bioA gene encoding adenosylmethionine--8-amino-7-oxononanoate transaminase, which translates to MMPTQARTATLREQDKRHLWHPFTQQADWVQTDPLVIERGEGNWLIDTDGNRYLDGVSSLWTNVHGHRRPELDAALTEQLGKIAHSTLLGLGSVPSIELAARLTDIAPQGLTRVFYSDSGSTAVEIALKLAFQFCLQNGAPERSKFASMHNAYHGDTIGSVSVGGMDLFHATYRAMLFDSVKVESPYCYRCPFGQEPTQCDHQCDKQCFGHVADVMERHGHELAAFVIEPLVQGAAGQITHPHGYLRHVRELCDRHGVLLIADEVAVGFGKTGTMFACEQEEVSPDLLCLAKGISAGYLPLAATLTTERLYEGFLGRHEDFRTFFHGHTFTGNPLACAVAIRSLDLFASDCLLEHVRDIATHLADGLKPLAALPHVGDIRQRGIMTGIELVADRSTKAAYDVAERAGHRVCMLAREHGVIVRNLGDVIVLMPPLSVTHEEIGLLCTAVGKAIAEVTG; encoded by the coding sequence ATGATGCCCACGCAGGCACGCACAGCCACGCTCCGCGAGCAGGACAAGCGCCACCTCTGGCACCCCTTCACCCAGCAGGCCGACTGGGTGCAGACCGACCCGCTCGTCATAGAACGCGGCGAAGGCAACTGGCTTATCGACACAGACGGCAACCGGTATCTGGACGGTGTTTCCTCGCTCTGGACCAACGTGCACGGGCACCGCAGGCCCGAACTGGACGCCGCACTCACGGAACAGCTCGGCAAGATCGCCCATTCCACCCTGCTGGGGCTGGGCAGCGTGCCATCCATCGAACTGGCGGCGCGACTTACCGACATCGCCCCCCAAGGGCTGACCCGCGTGTTCTATTCCGATTCCGGCTCCACGGCCGTGGAAATCGCGCTCAAACTGGCCTTTCAGTTCTGCCTGCAAAACGGCGCTCCCGAGCGCAGCAAGTTCGCCTCCATGCACAACGCCTATCACGGCGACACCATCGGCAGCGTTTCCGTGGGCGGCATGGACCTCTTCCACGCCACCTACCGCGCCATGCTCTTTGACAGCGTGAAAGTGGAATCGCCCTACTGCTACCGCTGCCCCTTCGGGCAGGAGCCAACACAGTGCGATCATCAATGCGATAAGCAGTGCTTTGGCCATGTGGCAGACGTGATGGAACGCCACGGCCATGAGCTGGCCGCCTTTGTCATTGAACCACTGGTGCAGGGGGCCGCAGGGCAGATCACGCATCCGCACGGCTATCTGCGCCACGTGCGCGAGCTGTGCGACCGCCATGGGGTGCTGCTCATTGCAGACGAAGTTGCCGTGGGTTTCGGCAAAACCGGCACCATGTTCGCCTGCGAGCAGGAAGAGGTTTCGCCCGATCTGCTCTGTCTCGCCAAGGGCATAAGCGCAGGCTATCTGCCCCTTGCCGCCACCCTGACCACCGAGCGCCTGTATGAAGGCTTTCTCGGCAGGCACGAGGATTTTCGCACCTTCTTCCACGGGCACACCTTCACGGGCAACCCGCTGGCCTGTGCCGTGGCCATCCGCAGCCTCGACCTGTTCGCATCCGACTGCCTGCTGGAGCATGTACGCGACATTGCCACGCATCTTGCGGACGGCCTCAAGCCCCTCGCCGCCCTGCCACATGTGGGCGATATCCGCCAGCGCGGTATAATGACCGGCATTGAGCTTGTGGCGGACCGCAGCACCAAGGCCGCATACGATGTGGCCGAGCGGGCAGGGCACCGCGTGTGCATGCTGGCGCGGGAGCACGGCGTGATCGTCCGCAATCTCGGCGATGTAATCGTGCTCATGCCGCCTTTATCCGTCACGCATGAGGAGATCGGCTTGCTCTGCACGGCAGTGGGCAAGGCCATTGCCGAAGTAACGGGGTAA
- a CDS encoding acetyltransferase encodes MNTQYLIIGSGGHARVLLDTLRCLGLPVAACSDNNPDRVGQTVGGVPIIAETGLASGFPAQTTMLVNSVGGVKDMTPRRRVFEHFKSLGYRFATLVHPTAFVAADVLLEEGVQVMAGAMVITGARIGANTIINTRSSVDHDCVIGAHCHLAPGTTLSGTVTVGDGCLLGTGASIIQGIRIGERCVVGAGAAVVRDIPAGVTATGVPARIR; translated from the coding sequence ATGAACACGCAGTACCTCATCATCGGTTCCGGCGGACACGCCCGCGTATTGCTGGACACCCTGCGCTGTCTGGGGCTGCCTGTTGCCGCCTGCTCGGACAATAATCCCGACAGGGTGGGGCAGACGGTCGGCGGTGTGCCCATCATTGCCGAAACCGGTCTGGCTTCCGGTTTTCCCGCCCAGACCACCATGCTGGTGAACAGCGTGGGCGGAGTGAAGGACATGACACCCCGCCGCAGGGTCTTTGAGCACTTCAAATCCCTCGGTTACCGGTTTGCCACGCTGGTGCATCCCACGGCTTTCGTGGCGGCGGACGTGCTGCTTGAAGAAGGTGTGCAGGTCATGGCAGGGGCCATGGTCATCACGGGCGCACGCATCGGTGCAAACACCATCATCAACACCCGATCGTCGGTGGATCACGACTGCGTCATCGGCGCGCACTGCCACCTTGCACCGGGCACAACGCTTTCCGGCACGGTAACAGTGGGAGACGGTTGCCTTCTCGGCACAGGTGCATCGATCATTCAGGGTATCCGCATCGGCGAACGATGTGTCGTCGGTGCCGGTGCCGCTGTGGTCCGCGACATTCCCGCCGGAGTCACGGCAACGGGTGTGCCTGCCCGCATCCGCTGA
- a CDS encoding beta-ketoacyl-[acyl-carrier-protein] synthase family protein, producing MKHRVVITGMGCVTPLGDSASAIRHSVLTQRTAFRRSAIMPEVAESPVPDFNCADYAGRWKHTKYLSRGAQFALAAAVRALEDAMGHTTPHGLPAETGLYLGTGPNLDIAADFPRAAGASEYGASSLAASEGAPPTAHAPGDLDHADLSALWLLRYLPNTAASAIAQRLGLHGENATFGTACAASLMALGTAFRAIRDGYQDMALAGGGDSRLSSGGLLGYRKASALCDNPDLPAEAASRPFDAQRCGFVPAEGGAMFLLEERDHALQRGARILAEVLGYGNSLDGHAMTAPEPDGHFAELAVRTALREAGLTPQAVDMISAHGTSTPLNDTAEGRLLERVFGTYPPDLPEEQSLQSAGHEPPAPLPNGPLILAPKSWIGHGAVACGALELAFCLATLPHGVVPPVRNLVSPEARLRFAGQTNLVRHPEHIRQTEHVGQSAQTKHPETLLLQNFGFGGQNAALLVRLHSGVQSDSVNNHDEPARHPNGRRQ from the coding sequence ATGAAACACCGCGTTGTCATAACCGGCATGGGCTGCGTCACGCCGCTGGGTGATTCGGCAAGCGCCATCCGCCACAGCGTGCTGACCCAGCGCACTGCGTTCCGCCGTTCCGCCATCATGCCCGAGGTGGCGGAATCTCCCGTGCCGGACTTCAACTGTGCGGACTACGCAGGCCGATGGAAGCACACCAAGTACCTTTCCCGCGGGGCGCAGTTTGCCCTTGCCGCCGCAGTGCGTGCGCTGGAAGACGCCATGGGACACACCACCCCGCATGGCCTGCCCGCCGAGACAGGCCTCTATCTCGGCACAGGTCCCAATCTGGATATTGCCGCTGATTTTCCGCGTGCGGCGGGCGCATCTGAATACGGGGCCTCAAGCCTCGCGGCTTCCGAAGGAGCCCCGCCAACCGCTCATGCTCCCGGCGATCTGGATCATGCGGACCTTTCCGCCCTGTGGCTGCTGCGCTACCTGCCCAACACTGCCGCCTCCGCCATTGCCCAGCGGCTCGGGCTGCATGGCGAAAATGCCACATTTGGCACGGCCTGCGCCGCCTCGCTCATGGCACTGGGCACGGCCTTTCGCGCCATACGCGACGGCTATCAGGACATGGCGCTGGCAGGCGGAGGAGATTCGCGCCTCAGCTCCGGTGGCCTGCTGGGCTACCGCAAGGCATCCGCCCTGTGCGACAATCCGGACCTGCCTGCCGAAGCCGCAAGCCGCCCCTTTGATGCGCAGCGCTGCGGCTTTGTGCCTGCGGAAGGCGGAGCCATGTTCCTGTTGGAAGAACGCGACCACGCGCTGCAACGCGGGGCGCGCATCCTTGCCGAAGTGCTCGGCTACGGCAACTCGCTGGACGGCCACGCCATGACCGCACCGGAACCGGACGGCCACTTTGCCGAACTGGCGGTTCGCACTGCCCTGCGGGAAGCAGGCCTGACGCCGCAGGCTGTGGATATGATATCAGCCCACGGCACATCCACCCCGCTTAATGACACAGCGGAGGGGCGATTACTGGAACGGGTGTTTGGCACCTACCCTCCTGACCTTCCAGAAGAACAATCCCTGCAATCTGCCGGACATGAACCGCCCGCCCCGCTTCCGAACGGCCCGCTCATTCTGGCTCCCAAATCATGGATTGGACACGGGGCAGTTGCCTGCGGCGCGTTGGAACTGGCCTTCTGTCTTGCCACACTGCCCCATGGCGTGGTGCCGCCTGTACGCAACCTTGTTTCGCCTGAGGCGCGCCTGCGGTTTGCCGGACAGACAAACCTCGTCAGGCATCCAGAGCACATCAGGCAGACCGAGCACGTCGGGCAGTCCGCACAGACAAAGCATCCCGAAACCCTGCTGTTGCAGAACTTCGGATTCGGCGGACAGAACGCGGCCCTGCTGGTCAGGTTGCATTCGGGCGTTCAGTCAGACTCCGTGAACAACCATGATGAACCGGCACGCCACCCGAACGGCAGGAGGCAATAG
- a CDS encoding dTDP-4-dehydrorhamnose 3,5-epimerase family protein codes for MDEIGNTGASIHGVEYLPLREIPTEGGSVLHMLRADSPHFTRFGEVYFSECLPGSVKAWKRHREMTQNFAVPAGRIRVVIYDDREDSPTRGTVAEYLLGRPDNYALLRIPPMLWYGFTAADDAVGIICNCADMTHRPDESERMAADSHTIPYHWPELNHP; via the coding sequence ATGGACGAAATAGGCAATACCGGAGCCAGTATTCACGGGGTGGAATATCTGCCGCTGCGCGAGATTCCCACAGAGGGCGGTTCCGTGCTGCACATGCTGCGGGCTGATTCTCCGCACTTCACACGGTTCGGCGAGGTCTATTTTTCCGAATGCCTGCCCGGTTCCGTCAAGGCGTGGAAGCGGCACAGGGAAATGACCCAGAACTTTGCCGTACCCGCGGGCCGCATTCGCGTGGTGATTTACGACGACCGCGAAGATTCACCCACGCGCGGCACTGTGGCCGAATACCTGCTGGGCAGGCCGGACAACTATGCGCTGCTTCGCATTCCTCCCATGCTGTGGTACGGCTTTACTGCAGCAGACGATGCTGTCGGCATTATCTGCAATTGCGCAGACATGACGCACAGGCCCGACGAATCGGAACGCATGGCGGCAGACAGCCATACCATTCCCTACCACTGGCCCGAGCTGAACCACCCCTAG